One Salipiger sp. H15 DNA segment encodes these proteins:
- a CDS encoding TRAP transporter permease: protein MTGHTAAEQGRAEELAELHDPLASSFPPNLTGRFLFWLAVAFSLYQISIAAHVIDLPSQVMRAVHVGFLMALGFPLLALGRGYGAPLRLFCTLLAAAGVAVAAYQWIEYTPLLMRAGDPTTADLVFGCIAVATVFIAAWMLMGPALPIICGIFLAYALFGQHLPAPFDHRGYAFEQVVEQIAYGTEGIYGIPTYVSATYIFLFILFGAFLEKAGMIKLFTDVSLGLVGHRMGGAAKVAVLSSGLMGTISGSGVANVVTTGQFTIPLMKRFGYRPAFAGGVEATASMGGQIMPPVMGAVAFIMAETLGVQYIEVVRAALVPAILYFAGAFWMVHLEAGKRNLRGLSAEEMPSARKALREGWYLILPLAVLVWLLFSGYTPLFAGTIGLALTGMLILGAAIAMGMSSMAVRVIFWVVLGLCASAFFKFGINALLLVLAALIAACAAFKGGRETLAVCRDSLAEGAKTALPVGIACALVGVIIGVMTLTGAANTFGQFIVSVGQNSLFLSLILTMITCIILGMGIPTIPNYIITSSIAGPALLDLGVPLIVSHMFVFYFGILADLTPPVALACFAAAPIAKESGLKISFEAIKVAAAGFVVPFMAVYTPALMLQDGGALAGAIGYWPAVAYIVVKALFALALWGASVIGWLGRPLAVWERLIAVAAAFSLVAALPITDEVGFALTVVFGLLVWRRKAAVQA from the coding sequence ATGACCGGACACACCGCGGCCGAGCAGGGCCGGGCCGAGGAACTGGCCGAACTGCATGACCCGCTGGCCTCGAGCTTTCCGCCGAACCTGACCGGGCGCTTCCTCTTCTGGCTGGCGGTTGCCTTCTCGCTCTACCAGATTTCCATCGCCGCCCATGTCATCGACCTGCCCAGCCAGGTGATGCGCGCGGTGCACGTCGGCTTCCTGATGGCGCTCGGCTTCCCGCTGCTGGCGCTCGGGCGCGGCTACGGCGCGCCGCTGCGGCTCTTCTGCACGCTGCTCGCCGCAGCGGGCGTGGCGGTCGCCGCCTACCAGTGGATCGAGTATACGCCGCTGCTGATGCGCGCGGGTGATCCCACCACCGCCGACCTCGTCTTCGGCTGCATCGCCGTGGCCACCGTCTTCATCGCCGCATGGATGCTGATGGGCCCGGCCCTGCCGATCATCTGCGGGATCTTCCTCGCCTACGCGCTCTTCGGCCAGCACCTGCCCGCGCCCTTCGACCACCGCGGCTACGCCTTCGAGCAGGTGGTCGAGCAGATCGCCTACGGCACCGAGGGGATCTACGGCATCCCGACCTATGTCTCGGCGACCTACATCTTCCTCTTCATCCTGTTCGGCGCCTTCCTCGAGAAGGCCGGGATGATCAAGCTCTTCACCGATGTCTCGCTCGGCCTCGTCGGGCACCGCATGGGCGGCGCCGCGAAGGTCGCGGTCCTGTCCTCGGGCCTCATGGGCACGATCTCGGGCTCGGGCGTCGCCAACGTGGTCACCACCGGCCAGTTCACCATCCCGCTGATGAAGCGCTTCGGCTACCGCCCGGCCTTTGCCGGCGGCGTCGAGGCCACCGCCTCGATGGGCGGGCAGATCATGCCGCCGGTGATGGGCGCCGTCGCCTTCATCATGGCCGAGACCCTCGGCGTGCAGTACATCGAGGTCGTCCGCGCCGCGCTGGTGCCCGCGATCCTCTACTTCGCCGGGGCCTTCTGGATGGTCCATCTCGAGGCCGGCAAGCGCAACCTGCGCGGCCTTTCCGCCGAGGAGATGCCCTCGGCCCGCAAGGCGCTGCGCGAGGGCTGGTACCTGATCCTGCCGCTGGCCGTGCTGGTCTGGCTGCTCTTCTCGGGCTACACGCCGCTCTTTGCAGGGACCATCGGCCTTGCGCTGACCGGCATGCTGATCCTCGGCGCGGCGATCGCCATGGGGATGTCCTCGATGGCCGTGCGGGTGATCTTCTGGGTCGTGCTCGGGCTCTGCGCCTCGGCCTTCTTCAAGTTCGGGATCAACGCGCTTCTGTTGGTGCTCGCCGCGCTCATCGCCGCCTGCGCCGCCTTCAAGGGCGGGCGCGAGACGCTCGCGGTCTGCCGCGACAGCCTTGCCGAGGGCGCCAAGACCGCGCTGCCGGTCGGCATCGCCTGCGCCCTCGTCGGCGTGATCATCGGCGTGATGACCCTGACCGGCGCGGCCAACACCTTTGGCCAGTTCATCGTCTCGGTGGGGCAGAACAGCCTCTTCCTGTCGCTGATCCTGACGATGATCACCTGCATCATCCTCGGCATGGGCATCCCGACGATCCCCAACTACATCATCACCTCGTCGATCGCCGGCCCGGCGCTGCTCGATCTCGGCGTGCCGCTGATCGTCAGCCACATGTTCGTCTTCTACTTCGGCATCCTTGCGGACCTGACCCCGCCGGTCGCGCTGGCCTGCTTCGCCGCCGCGCCGATCGCCAAGGAAAGCGGGCTGAAGATCAGCTTCGAGGCGATCAAGGTCGCCGCCGCGGGCTTCGTCGTGCCCTTCATGGCGGTCTACACCCCGGCGCTGATGCTGCAGGACGGCGGCGCGCTGGCGGGGGCCATCGGCTACTGGCCCGCGGTCGCCTACATCGTGGTCAAGGCGCTCTTTGCTCTCGCGCTCTGGGGCGCCAGCGTCATCGGCTGGCTCGGCCGCCCGCTGGCGGTCTGGGAACGGCTGATCGCCGTCGCCGCGGCCTTCAGCCTCGTCGCGGCCCTGCCGATCACCGACGAGGTCGGCTTTGCGCTCACCGTGGTCTTCGGGCTGCTGGTGTGGCGTCGCAAGGCCGCGGTGCAGGCATGA
- a CDS encoding TAXI family TRAP transporter solute-binding subunit encodes MIRTFGLGAMLAGSLAVTAPAAMAAEFVNVLTGGTSGVYYPLGVALADIYAKNIPDARTQVQATKASVENLNLLQQGRGEIGFALGDSVKDAYEGNAEVGFEKPLDKLRAIAAIYPNYIQIAATAESGVTTVTELKGKSVSVGAAKSGTEVNARKILDALGMTYEDLGKVEYLPFAESVELMKNRQLDATLQSSGLGSAALKDLSSTQDVTYVSVPAEVADTLGAPYSAGVIPAGTYPGQDADITTLAITNILVTSSDVSDELAYQMTKLLFEHLDQMKAAHAAAGDINIEEAVKNSPIPLHPGAEKYYKEKGLL; translated from the coding sequence ATGATCAGAACCTTCGGGCTCGGCGCCATGCTCGCCGGCAGCCTCGCCGTCACCGCGCCTGCCGCGATGGCCGCGGAATTCGTCAACGTGCTGACCGGCGGCACCTCGGGCGTCTACTACCCGCTCGGCGTGGCCCTCGCCGACATCTACGCCAAGAACATCCCCGACGCGCGCACCCAGGTGCAGGCCACCAAGGCCTCGGTCGAGAACCTGAACCTGCTGCAGCAGGGCCGCGGCGAGATCGGCTTCGCGCTCGGCGACTCCGTGAAGGACGCCTACGAGGGCAATGCCGAGGTCGGCTTCGAAAAGCCGCTCGACAAGCTGCGCGCCATCGCCGCGATCTACCCGAACTACATCCAGATCGCCGCCACCGCCGAGTCCGGCGTGACCACCGTGACCGAGCTCAAGGGCAAGTCCGTCTCGGTCGGCGCCGCCAAGTCCGGCACCGAGGTGAACGCGCGCAAGATCCTCGACGCGCTCGGCATGACCTACGAAGACCTCGGCAAGGTCGAGTACCTGCCCTTCGCCGAGTCCGTCGAGCTGATGAAGAACCGCCAGCTCGATGCCACGCTGCAGAGCTCGGGCCTCGGCTCGGCCGCGCTGAAGGACCTGTCCTCGACCCAGGACGTGACCTACGTCTCGGTCCCCGCCGAGGTCGCCGACACGCTCGGCGCGCCCTATTCCGCGGGCGTGATCCCCGCCGGCACCTACCCGGGCCAGGACGCCGACATCACGACGCTGGCAATCACCAACATCCTCGTGACCAGCTCCGACGTCTCGGACGAGCTGGCCTACCAGATGACCAAGCTGCTGTTCGAGCACCTCGACCAGATGAAGGCCGCCCATGCCGCCGCAGGCGACATCAACATCGAGGAAGCGGTGAAGAACTCGCCGATCCCGCTGCACCCGGGTGCCGAAAAGTACTACAAGGAAAAGGGCCTGCTCTGA